A DNA window from Shewanella baltica contains the following coding sequences:
- a CDS encoding DUF3612 domain-containing protein: protein MRNDQSLMRKSHFLGTKIRNLRKRNNLTMEDLSARCIRVDAGSAPSVSYLSMIERGKRVPSAGMLAVIAAVFQKDADWFLDDVPEESAITPDKGRRGGISGMALEPSFLFSNDILQIAIPEMLSQTGISGRQFAHLLIRAHQEHHQNHFPDLERAAEEVGLKRMPLSLDDMLDIAKGMGLKIKWIDSTPQEVIDEMGVSSRQLVTSFIEPPSTIYVNKILKNRPNRLKYDLAVHIGHCVLHNKDGLKSVMISGRKLEVDEEAGMQSNTLNAQDILHAWRDFESSFFAGALLCPKVPYRQLLDRHGYEIEVHKQLQVSASVAMRRMTVVSPYPHWHYFDAYAPGKLKAVYRGNGIPLPWGNMRLVEDPCQHWAVFRMISEPTVGTSAQISILNVGNEPRIYCCESIKVEDSAGNPHVLCAGIDLNPAIEAQGKDALSIAHDLKDACVASGGSVTIPKHIKSDLVSVAKILNINWIERGIKNDARLICSRGAVCPRQPSCYQAGKSQCDGE from the coding sequence ATGCGCAATGACCAGAGCTTGATGAGAAAATCACACTTCCTAGGCACAAAAATACGTAACCTACGGAAACGTAATAACTTAACCATGGAAGATTTGTCGGCACGCTGCATTCGAGTCGACGCCGGAAGTGCGCCCTCTGTGTCATATTTGTCGATGATCGAGCGTGGAAAACGAGTGCCGAGTGCCGGAATGCTGGCTGTGATCGCCGCGGTTTTTCAAAAAGACGCCGACTGGTTCCTCGACGATGTGCCTGAAGAGAGCGCTATTACGCCAGATAAAGGCCGACGTGGTGGCATAAGCGGTATGGCGCTCGAACCCAGCTTTTTGTTTTCCAATGATATTTTACAAATCGCGATTCCAGAAATGCTGTCGCAGACGGGGATCTCTGGTCGGCAGTTTGCCCATTTATTGATCCGCGCCCATCAAGAACACCATCAAAATCATTTCCCCGATCTTGAACGGGCCGCCGAAGAAGTCGGCCTCAAACGTATGCCCTTATCTCTGGACGATATGTTGGATATCGCTAAGGGAATGGGATTAAAAATCAAGTGGATAGACAGTACACCGCAGGAAGTGATCGATGAAATGGGCGTGAGTTCACGTCAGTTGGTCACCTCATTTATTGAGCCGCCGAGCACGATTTATGTAAATAAAATCCTCAAAAATCGTCCCAATAGACTCAAATATGATTTAGCCGTGCACATAGGTCATTGCGTGTTGCACAACAAGGACGGCCTCAAGAGTGTGATGATCTCAGGCCGTAAATTAGAAGTGGATGAAGAAGCGGGTATGCAGTCCAATACCTTGAACGCGCAGGATATCTTGCATGCGTGGCGCGATTTTGAATCGAGCTTCTTCGCCGGTGCGCTGCTGTGCCCTAAAGTGCCCTATCGGCAATTGCTCGACCGCCATGGCTACGAAATTGAGGTGCATAAACAGCTGCAAGTGTCGGCCTCGGTCGCCATGCGGCGGATGACGGTCGTATCGCCTTATCCCCATTGGCATTATTTTGACGCTTACGCACCAGGCAAACTCAAAGCCGTTTACCGTGGCAACGGTATCCCACTGCCTTGGGGCAATATGCGACTAGTGGAAGATCCTTGTCAGCATTGGGCCGTATTTAGGATGATCAGCGAGCCAACGGTCGGCACTTCGGCACAGATTTCGATTTTAAACGTCGGCAACGAACCCCGCATTTACTGCTGTGAGTCGATTAAAGTCGAAGATTCGGCGGGTAACCCGCATGTGCTCTGTGCCGGTATTGATTTAAATCCAGCCATTGAAGCCCAAGGCAAAGATGCCCTGTCTATCGCCCACGATTTGAAAGATGCCTGTGTCGCCAGTGGTGGTTCAGTCACCATTCCCAAACACATTAAAAGCGATCTGGTGAGCGTCGCAAAAATCCTCAATATCAACTGGATAGAGCGCGGGATCAAAAACGACGCCCGCCTGATTTGCTCCCGCGGCGCCGTGTGTCCACGTCAACCGAGTTGCTATCAAGCAGGTAAGTCACAGTGTGATGGGGAATAA
- a CDS encoding malate synthase, with protein sequence MNMSIIKSNQIQPNLNSLIAEEVLAVAQVNVAEHEKIANAKQFLDRLFPLNSGSHQDVSSYVVYYQHLLAFFADGSHSGLRQPKQFVAFNGTKDAPCAIVLQDLGCHVELSFDRNGMIGARDVANLEDIRIETSLNMVVGTQESRSAASRHWLSLLHAGMSSANDTQDKLFTAKDGSDYNLKSIVNL encoded by the coding sequence ATGAATATGTCAATTATCAAGAGCAACCAGATCCAACCGAATCTAAACAGCCTCATCGCAGAAGAAGTGCTAGCCGTGGCCCAAGTGAATGTCGCTGAGCACGAGAAGATCGCCAATGCGAAACAATTCCTCGACCGCCTCTTTCCACTCAACTCTGGTTCACACCAAGATGTGAGCAGCTATGTGGTTTACTATCAACACCTGTTGGCTTTTTTTGCCGACGGCAGCCACAGCGGTTTACGTCAGCCAAAACAGTTCGTGGCCTTTAATGGCACTAAAGATGCGCCCTGCGCCATAGTGTTGCAGGACCTAGGTTGCCACGTTGAACTCAGTTTCGACCGCAATGGCATGATAGGGGCGAGAGACGTTGCCAATCTGGAAGATATCCGAATCGAAACGTCATTAAACATGGTCGTCGGAACACAAGAGTCACGTTCAGCCGCATCGCGCCATTGGCTCAGCCTGTTACATGCGGGTATGTCCAGCGCTAACGACACCCAAGATAAGTTGTTTACCGCAAAGGATGGAAGCGATTACAACTTGAAAAGTATCGTAAATTTATAA
- a CDS encoding YeiH family protein: MNSSSTSQQDNKTHRIVFICAGLLCLAPFISSPMALVLGFTLASLGWVPVQWNIAALTKKLLSYSIIGLGFGINLNAAIEASTHNFGLIVGSIFFTLSLGFVLTRALKFDHVTGHLIASGTAICGGSAIAAVAPAINARNDQTATALACVFVLNSVALFLFPALGHLLNMSQYDFGVWSAIAIHDTSSVVGAASAYGDEALKTATTIKLARALWIIPIALVSAMLFGGDKRKLNLPYFIGFYCLAIAVAHWLPQFNAVYDTLFMMSKRALVLCLFLIGAGITVQKMRASGPKPLLLGVMLWAAIGITSLVYILYFQ; the protein is encoded by the coding sequence ATGAATTCTTCATCGACATCACAGCAAGATAATAAGACTCATCGCATCGTTTTCATCTGTGCGGGCTTGTTATGCCTCGCGCCTTTTATCTCGTCGCCCATGGCGCTAGTGTTAGGTTTTACCTTAGCCAGCCTTGGCTGGGTACCTGTGCAATGGAATATTGCCGCTCTCACCAAAAAACTCCTGTCTTATTCGATTATTGGCTTAGGATTTGGGATTAACTTAAACGCAGCGATAGAGGCGAGCACCCACAACTTCGGCTTGATAGTTGGCTCAATCTTTTTCACCCTCAGCTTAGGATTTGTGCTCACCCGCGCCCTGAAATTTGATCATGTCACTGGTCATTTGATTGCCTCTGGTACTGCTATTTGTGGTGGCAGCGCCATTGCCGCAGTGGCTCCGGCCATCAATGCGCGTAACGATCAAACCGCCACGGCTTTAGCCTGTGTGTTTGTGCTGAACTCAGTCGCGCTGTTTTTGTTCCCCGCACTCGGTCACTTACTCAATATGAGCCAATACGATTTTGGTGTGTGGAGTGCCATCGCCATCCACGATACTTCATCGGTTGTCGGCGCGGCTTCAGCCTATGGCGATGAAGCCTTAAAAACCGCAACAACCATAAAACTCGCACGTGCCCTGTGGATTATCCCGATCGCACTGGTCAGCGCTATGCTGTTTGGTGGCGATAAGCGCAAACTTAACCTACCGTATTTTATCGGTTTTTATTGTTTAGCCATTGCTGTGGCGCATTGGCTGCCGCAGTTTAACGCTGTTTATGACACCTTGTTTATGATGTCGAAACGGGCATTAGTCCTGTGTTTGTTTTTGATTGGTGCAGGAATTACAGTGCAGAAAATGCGGGCGAGTGGCCCCAAACCTTTGTTGCTTGGGGTCATGCTGTGGGCAGCGATTGGTATCACGTCTTTAGTGTATATTCTTTATTTTCAATAG
- a CDS encoding helix-turn-helix transcriptional regulator, whose product MKDLVIIGLLALIICFKLFDISSDIQLGIPQWHIAQEAMLLVLTVIGAMYLSYDLIRRSREVKALAKRLEHADKKIDNMSTQMRSARQEYSQAVSQQFETWGFTKSEQQVAFLLLKGLSFKEIAEVRQTKEKTVRQQASTIYGKAAVDGRHTFCAWFMEDFIQEHNQDLAANEAASSSKAA is encoded by the coding sequence ATGAAGGATCTTGTCATTATTGGTCTGTTGGCCTTGATCATATGCTTTAAGCTTTTTGACATCTCATCCGACATTCAATTGGGCATTCCCCAATGGCATATTGCCCAGGAAGCCATGTTATTAGTGCTCACTGTGATTGGTGCCATGTACTTAAGTTATGACCTTATTCGTCGCTCCCGCGAAGTGAAAGCGTTGGCTAAACGGTTGGAGCATGCGGATAAAAAAATCGACAATATGTCGACGCAAATGCGCTCTGCCAGACAAGAATACAGCCAAGCTGTATCGCAGCAATTCGAGACTTGGGGCTTTACTAAGAGTGAGCAGCAAGTGGCATTTTTATTACTTAAAGGCTTAAGTTTTAAAGAAATTGCCGAAGTTCGCCAGACTAAAGAAAAAACCGTCAGACAACAGGCATCGACCATTTATGGCAAAGCGGCTGTGGATGGACGCCACACTTTCTGTGCTTGGTTTATGGAAGACTTTATTCAAGAACATAATCAAGATCTTGCTGCGAATGAAGCGGCATCAAGTTCTAAGGCGGCTTAA
- a CDS encoding metal transporter, producing the protein MSVSTSCIKLCLLATLVSSSFLCHAANSELSQALSTSQARLHSLSKSGGQLPQSQISLSSSSWLNGLPSISLSHLGSLDDGNSYEQELSLNLPIKSPALHSSDKQIKQLTQGIQAQQVALQGLYLSGLLRQSLWEHRLAAVKLAQLDRKSQLLDKLHSQQKQLTDAGELPIAHLLLLERELVDIALERVDLNQQQAEALALYQQLTGQDQIPQDIAETARPLSASSQPNDILAQHPLWQLLSLQKQQQLLIIQSQQAGDKDPWTVSLTAKNTADNQVDDQQLGIAVSVPLTLGSALSQTELSQWQQANTEHTLNLDRTYIELKTQLKKLEQQQQNLLDQQTLLTQALHLSRTITEELAKVKDQNQVSYEVWLRRYMDALDTESRLALNQVAQQQLHSQQLQALGISL; encoded by the coding sequence ATGTCTGTCAGTACGTCTTGTATCAAGTTATGTCTGTTGGCGACCTTAGTCAGCAGCAGTTTCCTGTGCCACGCCGCGAATTCCGAGCTATCTCAAGCACTCTCCACCAGCCAAGCTAGATTACATTCTCTATCTAAATCGGGCGGCCAGTTACCGCAATCGCAAATAAGCTTAAGTAGCTCATCTTGGCTCAATGGCCTGCCGAGCATTAGCCTGAGTCACTTAGGTAGCCTAGATGATGGTAACAGCTACGAGCAGGAACTCTCACTCAATTTGCCAATAAAATCCCCTGCTTTGCACAGCAGCGATAAGCAGATTAAACAACTCACCCAAGGCATTCAGGCGCAACAAGTCGCGCTGCAAGGTCTGTATTTATCGGGATTATTGCGACAAAGCCTGTGGGAACATCGTCTTGCAGCAGTGAAACTGGCCCAACTAGATCGCAAGAGCCAATTACTCGACAAGCTCCATAGTCAGCAGAAGCAACTCACAGATGCGGGCGAACTGCCGATTGCCCACCTACTCTTGTTAGAACGCGAACTGGTGGATATTGCACTGGAACGGGTCGATCTTAATCAGCAACAGGCTGAGGCGCTTGCCCTCTATCAACAGCTGACAGGACAAGATCAAATACCGCAGGACATAGCCGAAACTGCGCGGCCACTGTCAGCCAGCAGCCAACCCAATGACATTCTCGCGCAGCATCCATTATGGCAATTATTGAGCCTGCAGAAGCAGCAACAGCTACTGATCATCCAGAGTCAGCAAGCGGGAGATAAAGACCCTTGGACAGTGTCACTCACGGCCAAAAATACCGCCGATAACCAAGTTGATGATCAACAGCTTGGCATCGCAGTTTCTGTGCCACTGACTTTAGGTTCTGCCCTATCGCAAACCGAATTATCCCAATGGCAACAAGCCAATACCGAGCACACGCTCAACCTCGACCGTACTTATATCGAGCTAAAAACTCAGCTTAAAAAGCTAGAGCAACAGCAACAAAACTTACTCGACCAACAGACATTGCTAACCCAAGCCTTACACCTTAGCCGCACCATTACTGAAGAGCTGGCCAAGGTCAAAGACCAAAATCAAGTTAGCTATGAAGTCTGGCTGCGCCGCTATATGGATGCGCTCGATACCGAATCCCGCTTGGCACTGAACCAAGTCGCCCAGCAACAACTGCACTCCCAACAACTGCAAGCCTTAGGAATTTCATTATGA